In Prochlorococcus marinus XMU1404, the following proteins share a genomic window:
- a CDS encoding DUF2256 domain-containing protein: MKNLSTKICPVCNRPFEWRKKWKKCWNDVIYCSKRCSNRKSQR; the protein is encoded by the coding sequence TTGAAAAATCTTTCTACTAAAATTTGTCCTGTTTGCAATAGGCCTTTTGAGTGGCGTAAAAAATGGAAAAAATGTTGGAATGATGTTATCTACTGTTCAAAAAGATGTAGTAATAGGAAGTCGCAAAGATGA